The DNA sequence AACATATAGCGCCTCTGTTCCAAACCACAAATGAGTCACTATGCCTATGTGTAGTAAAATAATATGACCTATCTGGTGTATATTGTCATATACACCAGACAGGTGccatgaaatgtgttgttttacagggtcagccatagtagtacaacacccctggagcaaattagggttaagtgccttgctcaagggcacattgtcAGATTTcccaccttgtcggctcgggtattgGAAGGAACCAGTGACCTTTCCGTTACTGGAACAACGCTCtagccgctaggctacctgtcgcccagtACCGCCTCGTCAAAATAATGTGTCTATCTGACAAAGCTGAATGGATGCACAAAACATGAATGAAAATGATCTAGATTGGGAAATGTTTTGAATATATGTGAGCCAATGAACTTCCGTTTTGAACAGATATTCTCTCCTGCCATGTTAAATGAAGATATCCTGCCCAGCTAAAACAATGCACTCGGCTCTTGAACTAAACAGGGGCTTCACCATACATTATTGGGCCTCACCCAATCAAACTAACAAGTCAGTAGGCCTAACTGGTTTCCCATATATTGAACAGTTTATGCAATCATGTTATGTGCTTATTGAACCAGTTACCGTGGAAGTGATTTTACATAGGCCTGACAATAGATGGGTAGTGTGAGGTTTTGTATGACCAACTCACCTACAAGTAGGCCAAGTAAAACAGCTGTCATGATGGTGGTGGCAATTAATATTTGTAAGGCAATTGCTTCCATACAGGAAAaaaacaggcaggcagacacgcAATACAATGCACTCAATGCAAACAAGAGGTTTCATTTATTATCATTGTTCAGTTCAGAAACATATGCTGACACTTACTTCCCAATCACCTCGCACAGCTCGTAGACATCCTCGAAAAGCACGTCGTCGTCCGCCATGGTCCAAAGCAAACGGGGATGCTACCCCCCTTGAAATTCGCCCCAATCGGTATTATTTGTAGAGAAGCCAATGGCCTCAAGTGTACAGCTCTGACTGATCCTcgttgggggagagggggaactgCAACGGAATACCCCAGCAAGCTCTCAGAATTCCAATGGCCGAATAATTCTAGTTTACGAAATTAATTTCCCAAATAGAAAACCGATGGAGAGGTAATGTTAGCCCGCTAGCTAGAGCGCCAAGCTACATGCGCTGAGTTTAGCTCGACCGTTTTTGACACTCCGCGGCCccaccttctccttctctcccggCTGGTTAATCCCACGACCAGAGCCGAGGACGCGGGATTTATCAACCGTTTGCACAAAACACACCGCTTTGCATGCCCCGAGATTGTATTTTCGGTTAATGCCTAGCAGATGCCTCTTCTTGGTCGATGCATCCGATGATGCCTCTGCCCGAGTAGGCAGCTTGCTCCCCCgaaagctagctggctaactataAAATGGTTGGCTATCTCCTAGCAATCTGGATTTATTTTACCGTTCGAAATAGCTTGCTAGCGCCGTTATTGCGCTGAGCACACCCAACGTATCACATATGTCTTGGAATATTACCGCACATGCAAAACAAGGTTGCAGCTACCTGATCTTAAATCAGAGACCTTCATGTTTATCTCGTAAAATGTGCATCCATGTATATTTCGTTGGTATGTTGAAAATAAAATTATATTATTTCGTATTCCAGTCTCCTTCGAGCACCGTTACTCCAATTTTTACGCTGTCTGGGATGCTGCTTCTCCGGCTCCAGAAATGGAAGACTCCTCCCTCTCTAGGTTATGATACTGGTGTGTGGAGAGCCATAATGGCTTCGTAGGCGCGCTCAGACTCTTTGCTAATTCCAATGCCACTTGAGCCAACATGACGTGCGGGGCGCCACCCTCCAAGTCCCCCAAGGCGCAGTTTCCTAATCGGTTTCACACTCCCCATTCCACCAATCCACTGTCGCATTCAATGAACCGCGCGCACGCGTTGACACCATCAAAAGCCCATCACCTTACGTCAGCGTTTCCACAACCCTTTCATTGTCCTCGCAATAATATTTATCGTGTATTAATTATTACTTTCCATCTGATACAGATTTGTCCGGACCAATATTGCACGTCTATAGATAAGGGTATCAAAAAAGGACCCGCATCCATAGCAGCATTGGAAACACAGGAGTTGACTATTGGAAATatatgattaaaaaatatatatattagcaaATGCCCTATTTCTATAAGCCCTTGTTGCCATGCATTAAAAAAGCAAGTACAACCAGATTCCTGCAAGTGATGGCCTCACATTGGCTGGACATTATTTTGCTCTGCCTCAACATAAATGGGCCTATGCATTCTACACTTTGGCAGGAGATGAGATTTGAAGTGATGTCTGTTGTTCAGGTGTGCATCCAGAGATACTTTCTAATAATAGGTGATAAGAGACCTGACAGATATTAGACCTGTTAGGCATAGTCATGTCACAGCCACATCTTGGATCTGTCACATTCGCCTCTCTGCTAAACGCAGCCAGCAGCCTAGTGCTTACAGGGAggggctggttctgtctgtggaGTTGCATCAGATGCTGTCTGACAAGAATTAAACAAAATTGCTAACTTGTTGTtataaaatgtatgtatatgtagcagaaaagcTGTAAGAAGATGTGTGTCCTCCGAAGAGGGGGTGGGTTAATAAAACATTCAAATAAGGTGCCTAGTGGTTCTTGTACTATTGAATCCCAAAGAAACAACCCTGTAGCCTAAGTCAAAGGTTATTGCAATAGAACTACCATTCTACCACGTACCTTTTCAGTAAATACCTGGTAATTCATTAGCTTAATGGCAGTGAATGCACTGCTTTACTTTTGACTGATCCCTGGGCCACATTGTTGACACACTTGTGCCAATGCATTTGTATTATTCGGCCACAACGTCACAGGTGAGTGAGCCACTCTGGATTGGTTGACACTGCCCCCTTGAGGTGGTCATACAGTAAAAAAGAGATCTTATTAAATGACCAGAGGGGTTATGTCATAAACCCAAAAAGTTCCAGAATGGGTGAAAATGGCAGCCAGGGAGAAATCCCAAAAAGTATATTTGGAATTAATGTCTATCCTGATTTTATTTATGGAGGGAAATAAAAGTAACGCACATGATATATCTGAAATTGTGTAATATAATTATTGTCAACCTAAAATATAgtcatataattataaatacagttttcttcaaattcattattttacacaatatcttacaacagcactggcaaaccatggttgaccaactccctgaccaaaatggctgacctcactgccatcataagaaggttcatacccattctagtattctaattcctaattataTGATAAAGAACTCCAAATTCTAGATGCAATGCAGGAATAATGTGATAATATCCAAGACCCACTAGTCATAGGCTCTGTATTATACCCCAAATACACAAGAAATTAATGTACTTTTACACAGAATCTTCCTTcagaaacaaaaatatatttcagtCTACCCAGGCTAGCATTATGATGACAATTTCACTCCAACTCAGGGAGAAATGGTCCCATTTGATCAATTTTCAATTTTCTCTCATGAATAATTTGTGTGATAGGCCTAAAATGGTCTCTATCTATCAGTTGTTTAATAACCCATGCTTCGTATAAAAAGGCAGCTTCTCACTGTACTAATTACAATGAATTATTGTACTATGAATAATGAACATTGCtattctaacatgcattgacgTTTCATCTCTGACTTTGTCCACTGACTAGTACCACAGAGAGGGTATTGCGTAACCATATTAATGACAGCTCTCAACAAACTGATTGTGACAGTTAACTATTGTATGGCTTGGACCCTTTGGAGCCAGCTGCCTGAAGGCATGGATTAGGTTGTATCTCAATACTATAATTTGTTTCCTGTCTCCTGCCTTTCCTCTACTAATATGAAGTAACTGGTGAAAGCCAGTACCTAGTATATGCACCATATCGAATTCGCCTTTCCTATTTTTTTCAGGATCAGTGCAGATAAAGGAGATATGAGGAGAGGTTTAAGTATGAAGATGCAGCCCTTATATTACAACCAATGGATTAATAACACAATTGCTTTGAACAGCCTGACTGAGGTGTACCGGTATCTGGTGCCACTAGGGCGAGCTGCTATTATAAAACATCCCTTGCAGTTTCCATGGCGCTCATACTCTGGCTTTACCCTACTATTGGTTGGATCTATTGGGGGCTATTGATGATCCGATTGGTTGGTGATGTGGTCATCGGATGGTGGAGAGTGGGCCTCATCTCATTCCCCCCACTCTAAtatccccctctacccctacaCCATTACACATGGGCACACTCACAGATAGaggtaaaaacaaagaaaaaggcAGGACtggaaagagaaagcgagagaaacagagagagagaacagagaaagagggtggaAAAGAGGGAaggacacaccacaccacaagagagcaggaagagagaaagagaaaaagagcagTTTCCATAGCAACAGGGAGGGACCAGTGGTAGTGTGGTGCTggcagctacagtaacacacagtagagaggcacTCTGGTGAGGTAACATCATGGCTGCCTAGGTTTTCAGCTTCATTCAGCTCAATAGACATTGAAGTCATTATTTACACAAATCAATATGCCTCTGACAGGACATTATGAAATTACAATAAatcaatccaattttatttgaaaGGTTTTTTTGTCAAGTCAATTGACAAAGAGTACTTCATATATCCCAGAACTAAATCCCAAGCTACAGAAAGTCTATCAGGACTAAACCCCAATTCAATGTGCATTTAATATAaaccaaaaaatatttaatttattAATTGATATTGTACTCTGTGACAgaggtaaacaaaacaaaatggacAATTGGTACTTATTTCAGATTGATTTGGTGAGTATCTTCCTTTGTCACTTTCTACATGCAGTACCTTTCAAAAGCAGATCTCACAGTGTAGATGAATACAGAGACATAGTGGTGAAACATCTTAGTATTATGACAATGCTCATTCATTGTTGCTGTGACATGCATGGTAGTTATTACAAACCCATCCTCCATGCTGACACAAGGAAGCATCCATTTCTATTCACATAACATCTGGACATTTGCATTACCGGAACTCATAGACTACactcacacaggcagcccaattctgattttttGCCGAAATTACTGGCAAAACTGACCCGATTGGCCAAAATACCAATAATTTGGCAAAAAATTGGAGTTGGGTTTCCTGTGTAAAGGCAGCCATAGAGCTACTGAAATCTGAAAAGGCATGCTGGCTTTAATGATCAAAATAAGTATACTGTTGAGAAGTTAAATGTGTCAAGATAGACTGTTAATCCACTCAGTGTACACACCAAGCCCTGATTGTATGCATGTCTGCCATGCAGTCCAGTGACCACACACACAACTGTTAACATTGCTAACCAACAAAAATCAGGCAACTTTATTTGACAAAACAGAAACATAAGACCAATCCATAGTTATGGTTGGTTATCAAGATTTCAAAATAGCATTCAGGAGGTCAGAACATATGGAGGTTAACGGCAGTAAGAAGTTAATGTGCACTTGGTGAAGTACAGAAACTAATGGAAAATCATACTCCTGACAAGTAATATTTAAATAGTTAAAGACACAATATGGAACAACTTATAAGCAACTGAACACTGACTTTATACTGTGCATTTCCTTCTATCTATAAAACTGATAGTATATTCTACACATGACTAAATCACATGTTTTCCTATTACTACACTGATAGCAGGTTCACATTCTTTAgaatgagtcttgtcctggaggaaGAACTAAGCGAATCTGCTAGATAGCCAATtctgactttgcagctggcctatattgtaaaaattcattAAAACTACATTCAACTTTTTGGTCTAAATTTAAGGTTAGGCGTTAGGGTTAACAGTGTGGTTACAGTTagatttaaaatcagattttgtggctgtgccagctagtgaccattcTGCAGAGCTGCCCCAGGAAAAAGATTCTTTATGAAAAACGCTAATCTGCACACagatatacctacagtacattagCCAGCAAAGGTGCAGTGATCAGGTGTTGGTATATTAAGCCCGTAACAACAGGTCTGCAGACACATTTTGTTGAATAGCACAGGGTGGTAAAACTTTGGTCTGAGTATAGGGAGAGCTGgtcagtgtcccaaatggcaccctatttcccacataggactctggtcaaatgtagtgcactatgggcatttgggacacattcctGATCCTAGACCTGTTCTTCCAGGTAAAAGAGTGCACCAGATAGACAGGGGCCGAGTAATCCTATGTCTAGTGTGTGGtacagtatattagtagtatatcaTAGTGTATCAAGAGGTGTCGCTTGTGCACTTAAAGGGACATTTCtaacattttcaacattgtaTTCATCATCTCCAGAACTACCCTAACATCAACGTATGTGAAAATgtcatgtttctatgttttgaaGTCAAAATTAGTTTTGTAATAATGGCATCATCCGGTGTGCATCGTGATTTCAACCAATTATGAGTAGGCATAGTTCACTAATTGATTCAAATCACATGATGCACACCATATGACGgtgaacaaatatatatatatatatataatatagctGATTCAAAACATAGAAACGTGACATTTTCACATACATTGATGTTGGGGGTAGTGCTGATTATGAATATGAAGTATAGAAATTCCATATTCAACAGGCCCAAACAACTGATCCTGGATCAGAAACCACCAGATAAATAGAATAAAAAGAGGGTGGACAAGCTAGACTCTGATCAGTTGGGCAGTAACGGAAGAGAGCAGCCAGGGGGGCATAAAGTGGCAGCTTCGCATGTTCAGCCTCCTCCCAAACCCGTTTCATGACTAGTTCCGTGCTGGGAGAAAGACAACGATTCACAGTTAATGACAACATCCCGTGTGGAGATTCAGTTCACAGTAATGACAGCTTCCTTCTTCCTATGTAACGACTTCCTCAGTCGTGAATTGGCCCCGACGCCATTAGGAGGCCAAGCCCAGGAGGAATCCACCCACAAACCCGCTGGACAGGACAATGTTCTTCTTGACAAACTCTGTGGCCTgcagagaggggaagaaggagaggaaacaAGCAGGCTGTGAGAGGTCACCTCCAATAACTGAAGGGTTATAAGTGATAATAGATGGAAAAATAAGAATCTTATACGCAGGGTATACTTTAGTTTCTGCTTGTGATAAATCCAGGAATGTGCTTTTCCAGTGTGAGTTCGCTAGAGGGCGCTGTTGCTGCATTATTAGTCCATCAAATGGCTGCGGATGACTCAGGTATTTATGAACTTAGCTATTTCCCCCCAAATATGATAATTAAGTATACCTTTTTTTCCTCATAAGTACATGCAATGCAAGGCACTGAGATTCAAGTGGACTGGCAATCCAATTGAATCAAAAAGCAGCTCCCACACCCAGGTACCAGTGTTGGCCTCACAGAATAAATGAACAGTTAAATAAAGGACCAATGAGCACGCACACATCTCAGACATGTTCACCTTTTAGAATCACACAATACTATAGGCACAATAGCCTACCATAAAGAAACGATTAGTCAGGCAGTGTTATTAATACCTTTACCTCCTCGAAGAAGGAGTTAATTTCAGGGGCTGCTTGCTTGGTTCTCTTCTTCAGGTGTTTCTTTGCTTTGTTCACGTCCTTCTCCACTTTCTTCCAGTCCACCTGCACGTAGCCACTGTGATTCGCTATCTGCAGGAGAAGGTGCAGAAAGGAAAATGAGTGAGGATTGTTGGGTTGCATGTGAAGTGGCACTCCGTTCACGTTGTAACATGTGATGTCATTGGTGTTCCTGAGTGGCGCCTTAGTTGATGTgaactaaggcactgcatctcagttctaTAGGCATCACTAtagatcctggttcgattccaggctgtatcacaactggcagtgattgggagtcccatagggcagcgcacaattggcccagcgtcttccggattagggtttggccggggtaggccgtcattgtaaataagaatttgttcttaattgacttgccatGTTAAATAAGATGGAATAGAGATGTGTATTATGTAAGTACCCAGCGTTGACTCAATACAAGTTTGATGCATCTCTTACCTGTAACAACAGGAACCCTCCACCTATGGCAGTTGCAGCTATCTTCCCTACTCTCTGGAACAAGTATCCTGCACACCtgaatgtgagagagaggagtgactgatagcagtgttgtagtactcgagTCCAGGACTCAGACTTGACTCGGACTCAAGTCTCAATTTTCATGGCTCAACTCGAACTGGACCAGAAGTGACTTCCTTGTTAGAAAATCTCTGTGATGCATAATTTAAAATAGGGGGCCTACTAGCTACAACAGCAAATGTTAGAGATATCCTTAAAATGTGCCAACAGTTGAAGAGAATTTGGATTTTTAAATGGTTGGACCACAGCTTTTAGCACTACCAAGGGACTTGTGACTCGACTCGAGAATAAAGGACTCGGACTGGAACACTagggactagaggtcgaccgattatgatttttcaacgtcaataccgattattggaggaccaaaaaaagacgctaccgattaatcggccgatttaataaatacaaaaattgtaatttgtaataattacaattacaacaatactgaatgaacacttattttaacctaatataatacatcaatcaaatcaatttagcctcaaataaataatgaaacatgttcaattttatttaaataatgcaaaaacaaagtgttggagaagaaagtaaaagtgcaatatgtgccatgtaaaaaagctaacatttaagtcccttgctcagaacatgagaacatatgaaagctggtgattccttttaacatgagtcttcaatattcccaggtaagaagttttaggttgtagttattataggaattataggactatttccctctataccatttatatttcatatacctttgactattggatgttcttataggcactttagtattgccagtgtaacagtatagtttcCGTCCCTCTCCAcgtccctacctgggctcgaaccaggaacacatcgacaacagccaccctcgaagcatcattacccatcgctccacaaaatccaAATTCCCCtctgcaaggggaacaactactccaagtctcagagcaagtgacatttgaaacgctattagcgcgcaccccactaactagctagccatttcacttcggttacaccagcctaatctcgggagttgaatGGCTTGAAGTATTTCGAAGAGCTGCAagcaaacgcacaaaagtgctgtttgaatgaatgcttatgagcctgctgctgcctaccaccgctcagtcagactgctctatcaaatatcaaatcatagacttaatgataacataataacacacagaaatacgagccttaggacattaatatggtcaaatccaaaaactatcatttagaaaataaaacgtttattctttcagtgaaatacggaaccgttacgtattttatctaacgggtggcatccatacatctaaatattcctgttacattgcacaaccttcaatgttatgtcataattacgtcaAATTCTGGCatattagttcgcaacgagccaggcggcccaaaagGTTGCATATACCCAGACTCTGattgcaatgaacgcaagagaagtgacacaatttccctcgtttaatattgcctgctaacatgaatttcttttaactaaatatgcaggtttaaaaatatatacttgtgtattgtttttaagaaaggcattgatgtttatggttaggtacattcatgCAACGATtatgcttttttcacaaatgcgctttcgttaaatcatcccccgtttggcgaagttggctgtctttgttaggaagaaatagtcttcacagttcgcaacgagccaggcagcccaaactgctgcatattcCCTGACCCtgaagaaaggcgttgatgtttatggttaggtacacattgatgcaacgacagtgcttttttcgcgaatgcgcttgttaatc is a window from the Oncorhynchus tshawytscha isolate Ot180627B linkage group LG14, Otsh_v2.0, whole genome shotgun sequence genome containing:
- the LOC112253655 gene encoding FUN14 domain-containing protein 1 isoform X2 — protein: MADRKEDDILSEKDEPESEDDTYEVVDLTEYARRHQWWSMMFGNNSGPLAEKYSVTTQIVMGGVTGWCAGYLFQRVGKIAATAIGGGFLLLQIANHSGYVQVDWKKVEKDVNKAKKHLKKRTKQAAPEINSFFEEATEFVKKNIVLSSGFVGGFLLGLAS
- the LOC112253655 gene encoding FUN14 domain-containing protein 1 isoform X1; the encoded protein is MADRKEDDILSEKDEPESEDDTYEVVDLTEYARRHQWWSMMFGNNSGPLAEKYSVTTQIVMGGVTGWCAGYLFQRVGKIAATAIGGGFLLLQIANHSGYVQVDWKKVEKDVNKAKKHLKKRTKQAAPEINSFFEEVKATEFVKKNIVLSSGFVGGFLLGLAS